A region from the Toxotes jaculatrix isolate fToxJac2 chromosome 2, fToxJac2.pri, whole genome shotgun sequence genome encodes:
- the LOC121198693 gene encoding olfactory receptor 11H1-like: MTLMDDEFNVTYITLGGLVDVNKYKYLYFLIVFTAYILIICFNGTIVSLIWIHRNLHEPMYIFIAALLLNSVVFSSAMCPKLLIDFLSEKQIISFSACLLQFFLCYSLSGSEFLLLAAMAYDRYVSICKPLQYPTIMKKNTVSIFLALAWIVPACEIAVPVILSSDMKLCHLILDGIICNNSLYNLHCVSSRARTILGIVAVIITALFPLLFILFTYTRILVISYQSCKNVRKKAAQTCLPHLMVLISFFCLCAYDVIIVRLGSDFPKTARLIMTLQTILYHPLFNPIIYGVKMKEISKHLKSLFCQTKVI, encoded by the coding sequence ATGACATTAATGGATGATGAATTTAATGTCACATATATAACTCTTGGCGGTCTTGTAGAtgtgaataaatacaaatatcttTATTTCTTGATAGTTTTTACAGCATATATTCTCATAATCTGCTTTAATGGCACCATTGTGAGTCTCATCTGGATTCACAGAAACCTCCATGAGcctatgtacattttcattgcagctttgcTGCTGAActctgttgttttcagcagTGCTATGTGCCCAAAGTTGTTAATTGACTTtttatcagaaaaacagatcatatcATTTTCAGCCTGTCTCCTTCAGTTTTTTCTGTGTTACTCCTTAAGTGGTTCAGAATTCTTACTGCTGGcagccatggcctatgacaggtatgtgtctatatgtaaacctctgcaatatccgactatcatgaaaaaaaacactgtcagtatTTTTTTGGCTTTAGCTTGGATTGTACCTGCTTGTGAGATTGCAGTTCCAGTTATACTGAGTTCTGATATGAAACTGTGTCATTTAATTTTAGATGGAATAATCTGCAACAACTCACTTTACAATCTCCACTGTGTGAGTTCAAGGGCACGAACTATATTGGGTATTGTTGCTGTGATAATCACTGCActtttccctctgctcttcatACTTTTTACATATACTAGGATACTTGTAATATCTTATCaaagttgtaaaaatgtgaggaaaaaagctgcacagacctgtttacctcacctgATGGTTTTAATTAGCTTCTTCTGTTTATGTGCATATGATGTTATTATAGTTCGACTGGGGTCTGATTTTCCAAAAACTGCACGTTTAATTATGACTTTACAGACGATTCTGTATCATCCTCTCTTCAATCCAATTATATATGgggtaaaaatgaaagaaatatctAAACACCTGAAGAGTTTGTTCTGTCAAACCAAAGTCATCTAA